From the Myxococcales bacterium genome, the window GGGGGAGCGCGCGGAAGCCGTCGTCGAAGCCGAGCCAGTCAGTGGAGCCGCCCTTGTAGCTGAGCCGATCTCGAAAGGTCGACTGGGAGTTGTACGAGCCGGAGAGCGAGCTCTGGAAAATGAACTTTGAGGGGATGCGCCGCGTCTCCACTCGGACGGAGCCGCCGGCAAAGTCTCCGGGCACGTCCGGTGTGAAGGTCTTCGCGATGGTCAAGCTGTCGAGCGTGATCGTTGGAAAGAGATCCAGGGGTACGGCTGCGCGGTCCGGTTCGGGGCTCGGCAGGGGAGCGCCGTTCAGGAGCGCGTTGGTGTAGCGCTCGCCCAGACCGCGCACGAAAACGAAGCGGTTCCCGACGACGGTCGCCCCAACCACACGTTGGGCTGCCTGCGCCGCGTTCTTGTCGGGCGTGCGGGCGATTTCAGCGCGTCCGACGCTGTCGCCCACCGCCGAGGCTCGCTGGCGGCTGAGGATCTGACCTTCGACGGCGGTCTTGTCCGCCTCGGTCACCACCTCGACGACGTCGACCGCACCTTCGTCGTTTTGCAGGACCGCATCGAGCCGTGCGCCCTTGCCTTCCTCCACGTGTACGTTCTTCAGGATCTCGGCCTTGTGGAGCTCGGCCCAGAAGCGCAAGGTGTAGGTTCCAGGTGGCAGCTCGAGTCGGTAGCGGCCGTCCAGATCGGTGATCGCGCGGAGCTTGGTGCCTTCGACCGTGACGACAGCCTCCATCATCGGCTCCTCGCTGCGTTTGTCCGTCAGCACCCCCCAGATGGCGCCTTTGCCCTTCTTGGGGGGGCGCGCTGGGTCGAGATCGCCCTCCGCGCCGCTCGATTCACCCGCTTCGACTGGTGCACCCTTGGACTGCTTCGGCGGCTTCGCCTTCTTGTCGTCGGCCTTCTTGTCGTCGGCCTTCTTGTCGTCGGATTTCTTGTCGTCGGATTTCTTGTCGTCGGGTTCGTCGATCGGCTTGATCTCTTCGCCTTCGTCGTCGGCGGGCACGGGTTGCGCCTGGGCGATGCCCGCTGCCATCAGGTAACCGACCACGAGCGGGAACATTTTCGAGCGGACGAGTCGCATGGTTCTGTCTCGGGCCGCGGGTACACCACCGCCGTCGCGAAGGATGCCGCGGATGAGGTTCGAAGTTGCCGGCTACTGCACGACGGGTTGACTCATGATCGCGATGGAGCGCGCACCCGCGCTGCGGCACAGATCCATCGCCTCGGCGGCAACACCATATGGCGCGTCGTCCGCCGCATCGAAGTAGAGGACCTTGTTTTCCTTCGCCGCCAGGAGCCGGGGCAGGCGCGCATTGAGCTCGCTCTTTGGAATGACGTGCTTGTTGATGCGGATTTCCCCCGACGCGCTCACTGTGGCGACCAGCGGTTTCTTCGCGTCGTCGCTCGCAGCTGGGTCCTTCTTATTTTCTTGCTCGGCCTCCGCCGCCTTCGGAATGTTGAGCCAGAAGGTCTTCATCATCATCGGTGTGACGAGCATGAAGATGATGAGCACCACCAAGATCACGTCGACGAGCGGTGTGACGTTGATGACGGGGACCGCCCTCGGCTTGCCCTTGCGGCTGCCCGTCGCTGCCGGCGTCATGGCCATCTCAGCTCTCCCCTGCTCGGTCTCGCTTGGCGACCCGCAGCGCTACGCCATGGAAACCGACGCCCTGCAGCATCTTGAATGTCTCCCGGACTCGCTTGTAGTTCACCTGGGTGTCGGCCTTGAGCATCACGCGGCGCTTGGGGTCCTTCGCGTGCAGCTCCCGCACCTTGGTCTCGAGGAGCGCCGGCTCCACAGCCGCCTTTTCCAGCATCGCGCCGCCGTTCTTCAAGAGCGCCACGTCGATGGGCTCCAGGTCCTTGGGTTGCTCGTCCACCGCGAAGATGGTCGGCAACTGAATGTCGGCACCTTCGGCCAGCGTCGGAGCGATCACCATGAAGATGATCAAGAGCACCAGCATCACGTCCACGAGGGGCGTGACGTTGATCTCGGGCTCAGGCTGCCGCCGCGAGGCGCTGCCCGGATTCATCGCCATCGTGATCCTCCATCTCGTCCAAAAGCTCGCCAACGGAGCGCGAGAGGGCGAGCTCCAGCGTGTTGATTCGGCCGGTCAAGAAGTTGAACATCAGCACCGCGGGGATGGCGACCAGGAGGCCCAACGCCGTTTCGACGAGAGCCTCGGCGATGCCGGCGGAGATGGCGCCGATGCCACCCGAACCCGAAGCGGCGATCCCTTGGAACGCCGCGATGATGCCGACGACG encodes:
- a CDS encoding biopolymer transporter ExbD, whose protein sequence is MAMTPAATGSRKGKPRAVPVINVTPLVDVILVVLIIFMLVTPMMMKTFWLNIPKAAEAEQENKKDPAASDDAKKPLVATVSASGEIRINKHVIPKSELNARLPRLLAAKENKVLYFDAADDAPYGVAAEAMDLCRSAGARSIAIMSQPVVQ
- a CDS encoding biopolymer transporter ExbD, producing the protein MNPGSASRRQPEPEINVTPLVDVMLVLLIIFMVIAPTLAEGADIQLPTIFAVDEQPKDLEPIDVALLKNGGAMLEKAAVEPALLETKVRELHAKDPKRRVMLKADTQVNYKRVRETFKMLQGVGFHGVALRVAKRDRAGES